The following are encoded in a window of Vigna unguiculata cultivar IT97K-499-35 chromosome 8, ASM411807v1, whole genome shotgun sequence genomic DNA:
- the LOC114193747 gene encoding proline-rich receptor-like protein kinase PERK2, translating into MASTQPINFPFPRFTPPPPPPSPFFSPPPPPRSFPPPPPPPLRSPPPPLRSPPPPPLRSPPPPKPFSPPPPKVRPPPPPRPVRPSPPPPPRPVRPPPLPPPAPLVPPPPSPSNPTVIIVVVVSLSGLLLLTMVAFAFFCCVQRRKKKKAQETEVIHFDEQKRVNETILPGPFGRNTVVVTVEDDVHIDEEIKKNEQVGHGVHGVHATSSSPPGADEGASSGIVDVAATPPAPEHHDHHHHHHLQNKP; encoded by the coding sequence ATGGCTTCAACTCAACCCATCAACTTTCCCTTCCCACGTTTCactcctccaccaccaccaccttcacCCTTCTTCAGCCCTCCACCACCACCGCGTTCatttcctcctcctcctcctccaccactTAGATCGCCACCACCGCCATTACGGTCACCGCCGCCACCGCCATTAcggtcaccaccaccacctaaGCCATTTTCTCCTCCACCGCCAAAGGTGCGCCCCCCGCCGCCACCTCGTCCCGTTCGTCCTTCTCCACCGCCACCACCTCGACCGGTTCGTCCTCCCCCACTTCCTCCTCCTGCCCCTCTTGTACCTCCTCCACCCTCTCCAAGCAACCCAACAGTCATAATAGTGGTGGTGGTCTCATTGAGTGGCCTCTTGTTGCTCACAATGGTGGCTTTTGCTTTCTTCTGCTGCGTtcagaggaggaagaagaagaaggcgcAAGAGACGGAAGTGATTCACTTTGATGAGCAGAAAAGGGTGAATGAAACCATCTTGCCTGGTCCCTTCGGACGTAACACGGTGGTGGTAACAGTTGAAGATGATGTCCATATCGATGAAGAAATCAAAAAGAATGAGCAAGTTGGTCACGGTGTGCATGGTGTTCATGCCACATCATCGTCGCCACCTGGAGCAGATGAAGGTGCTTCTAGCGGCATTGTTGATGTAGCAGCAACTCCTCCTGCACCTGAACATCATGAtcatcatcaccaccaccaccttcaGAACAAGCCGTGA
- the LOC114192993 gene encoding LOW QUALITY PROTEIN: uncharacterized protein LOC114192993 (The sequence of the model RefSeq protein was modified relative to this genomic sequence to represent the inferred CDS: inserted 1 base in 1 codon): MNIFFFTLFALLLFCGSVAKSAQFPLHVWLPDAMEGPTPISALIHAATMVAAGIFLVARLFPLFVMLPKIMNAIAFIGIITVILGATLAIAQKDIKKNLAYSTMSQLGYMMLALGMGSYRGALFHLITHAYSKALLFLGSGSIIHSMEALVGYSPAKSQNMVFMGGLTKHVPITKTFFLVGTLSLCGIPPFACFWSKDEILNDSWXVFTNFCNNSLFCSRINCILYVSNLFTCF; this comes from the exons atgaatatttttttttttactctgtTTGCCCTCTTGCTATTTTGTGGCTCAGTTGCAAAATCTGCCCAATTTCCTCTTCATGTATGGCTACCCGATGCTATGGAGGGACCTACTCCAATTTCTGCCCTTATACATGCTGCTACTATGGTAGCCGCTGGAATTTTTCTTGTGGCTCGTCTTTTTCCTCTTTTCGTAATGCTACCCAAAATAATGAACGCAATAGCTTTTATAGGTATAATAACAGTAATATTAGGAGCTACTTTAGCTATTGCTCAAAAAGATATTAAGAAAAATTTGGCCTATTCTACAATGTCTCAATTGGGTTATATGATGTTAGCTTTGGGTATGGGATCTTATCGAGGTGCTTTATTTCATTTGATTACTCATGCTTATTCAAAAGCATTGTTGTTTTTAGGATCTGGATCCATTATTCATTCAATGGAAGCTCTTGTCGGATATTCTCCAGCTAAAAGTCAAAATATGGTTTTTATGGGCGGTTTAACAAAACATGTACCAAttacaaaaactttttttttagtgGGTACACTCTCTCTTTGCGGTATTCCACCCTTTGCCTGTTTTTGGTCTAAGGATGAGATTCTTAATGATAGTT TTGTATTCACCAATTTTTGCAATAATAGCTTGTTCTGCAGCAGGATTAACTGCATTTTATATGTTTCGAatttatttacttgtttttga